In the genome of Epinephelus lanceolatus isolate andai-2023 chromosome 18, ASM4190304v1, whole genome shotgun sequence, one region contains:
- the LOC117268717 gene encoding uncharacterized protein LOC117268717, protein MAQRMFHESGQDGRSVLGMVAVQVERDPKTGASIVRSVAPVSEPAGATPMATAVFDDGRKSIHAYGGSGSQPSTEELGQILSIVDGVGMKVLLDEVTVTPNEPEIENVDAAPQEKVLSFSTHYDVSKEDDAPLESSKSYDSEAELEGEDCAVSLGNEEDQKEDRVEVRDIAGEVENVEDLKLEEGPVTLVFLGYADADQAQSQEDRDSSMITVERVMITEDGEEHVIGPETSASETSASETSAAPQVEKEAKVFQEVPLDGNGVKVQGEEGDKGLHELSPPAAAEGGGTTKRKTCQCCSVM, encoded by the exons ATGGCACAAAGGATGTTTCATGAAAGTGGGCAGGACGGCCGATCAG TCCTGGGGATGGTGGCTGTGCAGGTTGAGAGAGACCCTAAGACAGGTGCTTCCATCGTCAGGTCAGTGGCCCCTGTGTCTGAACCGGCCGGTGCTACACCGATGGCTACCGCTGTCTTCGATGATGGCAGGAAGAGCATCCATGCTTACGGTGGGTCAGGGAGTCAACCCTCGACTGAAGAGCTTGGGCAGATCTTGAGCATTGTCGATGGGGTCGGGATGAAAGTACTGCTGGATGAGGTCACAGTCACGCCGAATGAACCGGAGATAGAGAATGTAGATGCAGCCCCACAGGAAAAAGTCCTGTCTTTTTCCACCCATTATGACGTGTCAAAGGAGGACGATGCTCCGTTAGAGAGCTCTAAAAGCTACGACTCTGAGGCTGAGCTGGAGGGAGAGGACTGTGCTGTGAGTTTGGGCAACGAGGAGGATCAAAAAGAGGACAGAGTGGAGGTCAGAGACATTGCAGGAGAAGTAGAGAACGTGGAGGATCTAAAGTTGGAGGAAGGCCCCGTCACACTTGTGTTCCTGGGATACGCTGACGCTGACCAAGCTCAGAGTCAGGAGGACCGTGACAGCAGCATGATCACTGTGGAGCGAGTGATGATCACTGAGGACGGAGAAGAACACGTCATAGGACCTGAAACGTCTGCTTCTGAGACGTCTGCCTCTGAAACGTCTGCTGCACCTCAGGTAGAGAAAGAGGCCAAAGTGTTTCAAGAAGTTCCCCTGGATGGCAACGGGGTTAAAGTCCAGGGAGAGGAAGGCGATAAGGGGCTGCATGAATTATCTCCACCCGctgcagcagagggaggaggtaCCACCAAGCGGAAGACCTGTCAGTGTTGCTCTGTCATGTAG
- the LOC144458576 gene encoding uncharacterized protein LOC144458576 isoform X1: METRNPRPSPQGLVSQDGSGLWMKMESHPVTDHTESLSVTCGEKPQDESEITPPAPAVITRYYSVMDDEGADEVFIPPPPSYMAPLLPAEGGTDTEVNNSTVTLTEGAADATEAEANPSGLDWHHSDKHLMAAQKVVDEVIEGAAQASKESMDTVSLSKDQDSTLSKRQDQASMEEACYDPCRRHNQENATGDEESNENHEDIAILNEGQKNWRNTEAESDQYPKQEPTGDEENSENEMLFDKEEDKTKSNICGRLDSKLTTEDVDYDNVETNAPKLSNPHVSDDDFESCRPTELCECSQNTTDTATNQPQVPEIPTEASNDDDEEHVDTRSLNYTLTKNNWVRRESGTIETQVSQLSISEGYEKMAPNEEQEDGSRRIATDIQQGAELLQRLQLVQLRQEDTRGETRGMLGTDVDDLKAREADLTGGDGREESRIHSAEDKGAKMNLKKEENEKNESKDAETKSSSTFPVESEHHAIAAAEGGDSDGDQRDSCVPEDLLPIDPRQTSSHLVSTCHRFSVAETSMERQIHEEAQAIQSLQRTGGVFNLADNPDVLEIPFKTNILLEPLSSKDDPDQRTDWQFSEQKMKKEISQEIQRELVLVNQGKIPGGYSKGEVRQLKETKLLFEAFQQDNTGGPTRNRKPPASLMKGHVYPSVLERTRSLELLSHKSCPVSRTHSLRLCKETEKSPEILRSRSPTGGSRDKTRLAPYAKQDKHTRPYKSMDSINTDVSMPAVETRSKSREGNLGIESPILKQNPFFKLRPALALQPEVEKDIREAKEREEELRRQRCTLYGENRQNSEDGDKSRFNPTLESDVRKLSRGKLERVWPPPSKKDQMKSEQTQQEPKVHRAGGQKAPLWQRWESGLINGKPSN, translated from the coding sequence ATGGAAACAAGAAATCCCAGACCCAGCCCTCAAGGTCTGGTCTCACAGGATGGCAGTGGTCTATGGATGAAGATGGAGTCACACCCTGTGACAGACCACACAGAGAGCCTATCGGTGACATGTGGTGAGAAGCCCCAAGATGAATCTGAAATCACTCCCCCTGCCCCCGCAGTGATCACCAGGTACTACAGTGTGATGGATGATGAAGGCGCAGATGAAGTCTTCATCCCACCTCCTCCTTCTTACATGGCTCCTTTGCTGCCAGCAGAGGGCGGCACAGATACTGAGGTGAATAATTCTACTGTGACCCTTACAGAAGGGGCAGCTGACGCCACAGAGGCTGAAGCTAATCCCAGTGGCTTAGACTGGCATCACAGTGACAAGCACTTAATGGCAGCACAAAAGGTCGTGGATGAAGTGATAGAAGGTGCTGCGCAGGCATCCAAGGAGTCTATGGACACTGTATCTTTGTCCAAAGACCAGGACTCCACTCTATCAAAACGTCAAGACCAAGCATCCATGGAGGAAGCATGTTATGATCCATGCAGAAGACACAATCAGGAAAACGCAACTGGAGACGAAGAGTCAAATGAGAATCATGAGGATATTGCAATTTTGAATGAGGGGCAGAAGAACTGGAGGAACACAGAAGCTGAGAGTGACCAATATCCAAAACAGGAACCTACAGGCGATGAGGAAAACTCTGAAAATGAGATGCTTTTTGACAAAGaggaagacaaaacaaaatccaaCATTTGTGGTCGTCTAGACTCAAAACTAACCACAGAAGATGTTGACTACGACAATGTGGAGACAAATGCCCCAAAGCTTTCTAATCCCCATGTGAGTGACGATGATTTTGAGTCCTGCAGGCCAACAGAGCTCTGTGAATGCAGCCAAAACACGACAGACACAGCAACCAATCAGCCACAGGTACCAGAGATCCCAACAGAGGCGtccaatgatgatgatgaagagcaTGTTGACACCAGATCTTTGAACTACACCCTGACAAAGAATAACTGGGTGAGGAGAGAAAGTGGAACTATCGAAACTCAAGTGTCCCAACTCTCAATCTCTGAAGGCTACGAAAAGATGGCTCCAAACGAAGAGCAAGAGGATGGAAGCAGGAGAATAGCTACTGATATCCAACAAGGTGCGGAACTGCTTCAACGCCTGCAACTGGTGCAGCTGCGACAGGAAGACACAAGAGGTGAGACAAGGGGCATGCTTGGGACTGACGTAGATGATCTGAAAGCAAGAGAGGCCGATCTGACAGGTGGGGATGGGAGGGAAGAGAGTAGAATTCACAGTGCTGAGGATAAAGGAGCAAAGATGAACCTGAAGAAGGAAGAGAATGAAAAGAATGAGAGTAAGGACGCTGAAACAAAATCTTCGTCTACATTTCCCGTAGAGTCAGAGCATCACGCAATTGCCGCAGCAGAGGGCGGAGACTCTGATGGTGATCAAAGAGACAGCTGTGTACCAGAAGATCTGCTTCCAATTGACCCTCGTCAAACATCATCTCACCTTGTGTCCACCTGCCACAGATTCTCAGTCGCTGAGACCTCCATGGAGAGGCAGATCCACGAGGAAGCCCAGGCGATTCAGAGCCTGCAGAGAACCGGTGGTGTCTTCAACCTCGCAGATAATCCAGATGTGCTAGAGATTCCCTTTAAAACCAACATCTTGCTTGAGCCACTTTCCTCTAAGGACGACCCAGACCAGCGCACTGACTGGCAGTTCTCCGAGCAGAAGATGAAGAAGGAGATAAGTCAGGAGATTCAGAGAGAGCTGGTGCTGGTCAACCAGGGGAAGATCCCAGGGGGGTACAGCAAAGGGGAAGTCCGTCAGTTAAAGGAGACCAAACTGCTGTTTGAGGctttccagcaggataacacgGGGGGCCCAACAAGAAACCGGAAACCCCCTGCCTCACTGATGAAAGGTCATGTTTACCCTTCTGTGTTGGAGCGCACTCGAAGCCTGGAGTTGCTTTCACACAAAAGTTGCCCCGTTTCCAGAACACATTCCCTCAGGCTGTGTAAAGAGACTGAGAAAAGTCCTGAAATCTTAAGATCGAGGAGCCCAACAGGTGGTTCTCGAGACAAAACACGTTTAGCCCCCTAtgcaaaacaagacaaacacacacgcccCTACAAAAGCATGGACTCAATAAACACAGATGTCTCTATGCCAGCTGTGGAGACCAGGAGCAAATCTAGGGAGGGAAACCTGGGGATAGAATCTCCAATCCTCAAACAAAACCCCTTCTTCAAGTTACGTCCAGCGCTGGCTCTGCAGCCAGAGGTAGAGAAGGACATCCGGGAGGccaaagaaagagaggaggagctgCGCAGACAGAGATGCACTCTGTACGGAGAGAACAGGCAGAACAGTGAAGATGGAGATAAGTCTCGATTCAACCCAACGCTCGAATCAG
- the LOC144458576 gene encoding uncharacterized protein LOC144458576 isoform X2 gives METRNPRPSPQGLVSQDGSGLWMKMESHPVTDHTESLSVTCGEKPQDESEITPPAPAVITRYYSVMDDEGADEVFIPPPPSYMAPLLPAEGGTDTEVNNSTVTLTEGAADATEAEANPSGLDWHHSDKHLMAAQKVVDEVIEGAAQASKESMDTVSLSKDQDSTLSKRQDQASMEEACYDPCRRHNQENATGDEESNENHEDIAILNEGQKNWRNTEAESDQYPKQEPTGDEENSENEMLFDKEEDKTKSNICGRLDSKLTTEDVDYDNVETNAPKLSNPHVSDDDFESCRPTELCECSQNTTDTATNQPQVPEIPTEASNDDDEEHVDTRSLNYTLTKNNWVRRESGTIETQVSQLSISEGYEKMAPNEEQEDGSRRIATDIQQGAELLQRLQLVQLRQEDTRGETRGMLGTDVDDLKAREADLTGGDGREESRIHSAEDKGAKMNLKKEENEKNESKDAETKSSSTFPVESEHHAIAAAEGGDSDGDQRDSCVPEDLLPIDPRQTSSHLVSTCHRFSVAETSMERQIHEEAQAIQSLQRTGGVFNLADNPDVLEIPFKTNILLEPLSSKDDPDQRTDWQFSEQKMKKEISQEIQRELVLVNQGKIPGGYSKGEVRQLKETKLLFEAFQQDNTGGPTRNRKPPASLMKGHVYPSVLERTRSLELLSHKSCPVSRTHSLRLCKETEKSPEILRSRSPTGGSRDKTRLAPYAKQDKHTRPYKSMDSINTDVSMPAVETRSKSREGNLGIESPILKQNPFFKLRPALALQPEVEKDIREAKEREEELRRQRCTLYGENRQNSEDGDKSRFNPTLESDVRKLSRGKLERVWPPPSKKDQMKSEQTQEPKVHRAGGQKAPLWQRWESGLINGKPSN, from the coding sequence ATGGAAACAAGAAATCCCAGACCCAGCCCTCAAGGTCTGGTCTCACAGGATGGCAGTGGTCTATGGATGAAGATGGAGTCACACCCTGTGACAGACCACACAGAGAGCCTATCGGTGACATGTGGTGAGAAGCCCCAAGATGAATCTGAAATCACTCCCCCTGCCCCCGCAGTGATCACCAGGTACTACAGTGTGATGGATGATGAAGGCGCAGATGAAGTCTTCATCCCACCTCCTCCTTCTTACATGGCTCCTTTGCTGCCAGCAGAGGGCGGCACAGATACTGAGGTGAATAATTCTACTGTGACCCTTACAGAAGGGGCAGCTGACGCCACAGAGGCTGAAGCTAATCCCAGTGGCTTAGACTGGCATCACAGTGACAAGCACTTAATGGCAGCACAAAAGGTCGTGGATGAAGTGATAGAAGGTGCTGCGCAGGCATCCAAGGAGTCTATGGACACTGTATCTTTGTCCAAAGACCAGGACTCCACTCTATCAAAACGTCAAGACCAAGCATCCATGGAGGAAGCATGTTATGATCCATGCAGAAGACACAATCAGGAAAACGCAACTGGAGACGAAGAGTCAAATGAGAATCATGAGGATATTGCAATTTTGAATGAGGGGCAGAAGAACTGGAGGAACACAGAAGCTGAGAGTGACCAATATCCAAAACAGGAACCTACAGGCGATGAGGAAAACTCTGAAAATGAGATGCTTTTTGACAAAGaggaagacaaaacaaaatccaaCATTTGTGGTCGTCTAGACTCAAAACTAACCACAGAAGATGTTGACTACGACAATGTGGAGACAAATGCCCCAAAGCTTTCTAATCCCCATGTGAGTGACGATGATTTTGAGTCCTGCAGGCCAACAGAGCTCTGTGAATGCAGCCAAAACACGACAGACACAGCAACCAATCAGCCACAGGTACCAGAGATCCCAACAGAGGCGtccaatgatgatgatgaagagcaTGTTGACACCAGATCTTTGAACTACACCCTGACAAAGAATAACTGGGTGAGGAGAGAAAGTGGAACTATCGAAACTCAAGTGTCCCAACTCTCAATCTCTGAAGGCTACGAAAAGATGGCTCCAAACGAAGAGCAAGAGGATGGAAGCAGGAGAATAGCTACTGATATCCAACAAGGTGCGGAACTGCTTCAACGCCTGCAACTGGTGCAGCTGCGACAGGAAGACACAAGAGGTGAGACAAGGGGCATGCTTGGGACTGACGTAGATGATCTGAAAGCAAGAGAGGCCGATCTGACAGGTGGGGATGGGAGGGAAGAGAGTAGAATTCACAGTGCTGAGGATAAAGGAGCAAAGATGAACCTGAAGAAGGAAGAGAATGAAAAGAATGAGAGTAAGGACGCTGAAACAAAATCTTCGTCTACATTTCCCGTAGAGTCAGAGCATCACGCAATTGCCGCAGCAGAGGGCGGAGACTCTGATGGTGATCAAAGAGACAGCTGTGTACCAGAAGATCTGCTTCCAATTGACCCTCGTCAAACATCATCTCACCTTGTGTCCACCTGCCACAGATTCTCAGTCGCTGAGACCTCCATGGAGAGGCAGATCCACGAGGAAGCCCAGGCGATTCAGAGCCTGCAGAGAACCGGTGGTGTCTTCAACCTCGCAGATAATCCAGATGTGCTAGAGATTCCCTTTAAAACCAACATCTTGCTTGAGCCACTTTCCTCTAAGGACGACCCAGACCAGCGCACTGACTGGCAGTTCTCCGAGCAGAAGATGAAGAAGGAGATAAGTCAGGAGATTCAGAGAGAGCTGGTGCTGGTCAACCAGGGGAAGATCCCAGGGGGGTACAGCAAAGGGGAAGTCCGTCAGTTAAAGGAGACCAAACTGCTGTTTGAGGctttccagcaggataacacgGGGGGCCCAACAAGAAACCGGAAACCCCCTGCCTCACTGATGAAAGGTCATGTTTACCCTTCTGTGTTGGAGCGCACTCGAAGCCTGGAGTTGCTTTCACACAAAAGTTGCCCCGTTTCCAGAACACATTCCCTCAGGCTGTGTAAAGAGACTGAGAAAAGTCCTGAAATCTTAAGATCGAGGAGCCCAACAGGTGGTTCTCGAGACAAAACACGTTTAGCCCCCTAtgcaaaacaagacaaacacacacgcccCTACAAAAGCATGGACTCAATAAACACAGATGTCTCTATGCCAGCTGTGGAGACCAGGAGCAAATCTAGGGAGGGAAACCTGGGGATAGAATCTCCAATCCTCAAACAAAACCCCTTCTTCAAGTTACGTCCAGCGCTGGCTCTGCAGCCAGAGGTAGAGAAGGACATCCGGGAGGccaaagaaagagaggaggagctgCGCAGACAGAGATGCACTCTGTACGGAGAGAACAGGCAGAACAGTGAAGATGGAGATAAGTCTCGATTCAACCCAACGCTCGAATCAG